The Winogradskyella schleiferi genome has a window encoding:
- a CDS encoding GIY-YIG nuclease family protein produces MKTIGNHNYYVYILTNKTKTVLYTGVTNNLKDRLYFHNNPEPFSKAFTKKYRCFYLIYHELFFDVETAIKREKEIKGWSRKKKEYLISHFNVEWEFLNETI; encoded by the coding sequence ATGAAAACTATAGGGAATCACAATTACTATGTTTATATTCTAACAAACAAAACAAAAACCGTACTATATACTGGTGTAACAAATAATCTTAAAGATAGATTATATTTTCATAATAATCCAGAACCCTTTTCAAAAGCTTTTACTAAAAAGTATAGATGTTTTTATTTAATTTATCATGAGCTTTTTTTTGACGTTGAAACTGCTATAAAACGAGAAAAGGAAATTAAAGGCTGGAGTCGTAAGAAAAAAGAATACTTGATTTCACATTTTAATGTTGAGTGGGAATTCTTAAACGAGACTATCTAA
- a CDS encoding HIT family protein, whose protein sequence is MATLFTKIISGEIPSYKVAETEEFFAFLDINPNSKGHTLCIPKKEVNKIFDLDKDTYLGLMQFSRKVAMALEKAVPCERIGMSVIGLEVPHAHVHLIPLHTMDDARFSNKQKLEPQEFEAIAKKISSFL, encoded by the coding sequence ATGGCAACACTCTTCACAAAAATAATTTCAGGCGAAATACCGTCTTATAAGGTTGCCGAAACTGAAGAGTTTTTTGCGTTTTTGGATATTAACCCAAATTCCAAAGGTCATACACTTTGTATTCCTAAAAAAGAAGTCAATAAAATTTTTGATTTAGATAAAGATACCTACTTAGGATTGATGCAGTTCTCTAGAAAAGTAGCTATGGCTTTAGAAAAAGCCGTGCCATGCGAACGTATTGGAATGTCCGTAATAGGCTTAGAAGTTCCACATGCGCATGTCCATTTGATTCCACTTCATACTATGGATGATGCCCGTTTTTCGAACAAGCAAAAATTAGAGCCTCAAGAGTTCGAGGCTATTGCAAAGAAAATCAGCTCTTTTTTATAG
- the greA gene encoding transcription elongation factor GreA, with protein MSKVSYYTAEGLKKLRDELNQLKDVERPKASQAIAEARDKGDLSENAEYDAAKEAQGMLEMKISKMEEALSGARIIDESQLDLTKVLALSKVKIKNQTNGMEMTYTLVAESEADLASGKISINSPIGKGLLGKSVGDTAEIQVPNGTMKFDILEISR; from the coding sequence ATGAGTAAAGTATCTTATTACACCGCTGAAGGTTTAAAAAAATTACGGGACGAGTTAAACCAACTTAAAGATGTAGAACGTCCAAAAGCTTCGCAAGCTATTGCAGAGGCAAGGGATAAAGGGGATTTAAGTGAAAATGCAGAATACGATGCTGCCAAAGAAGCACAAGGCATGCTTGAAATGAAAATTTCTAAAATGGAGGAAGCGTTATCTGGAGCCAGAATCATAGACGAGTCGCAACTGGATTTGACCAAAGTCTTAGCCTTATCAAAAGTTAAAATTAAAAACCAAACTAATGGTATGGAGATGACCTATACCTTGGTTGCAGAGAGTGAAGCTGATTTAGCGTCGGGTAAAATCTCTATAAATTCACCAATCGGAAAAGGGTTATTAGGCAAATCTGTAGGAGATACCGCAGAAATTCAAGTACCAAATGGCACCATGAAATTTGATATTTTAGAAATTTCTAGATAA
- a CDS encoding TonB-dependent receptor, producing the protein MKSSILKVQSDNLLSLSRFSFAFLNNIAETKILFNNLSKKRKQRLTFSIFLLSLCSAFGQEKQQDSTKVEKLDEVLVKAVRVDAKSPITHSNVSKEELAKRNLGQDIPVLLNYLPSVVTTTDAGAGVGYTGIRVRGVSSQSTNVTINGIPYNDAESLGTFWVNLGDFASSVESLQLQRGVGTSTNGSGAFGASINVLTDAVSKDASGEISNSFGSFNTRKHTVKFSTGQIYSDAERSRSIEIAGRLSNIASDGYIDRASTDLKSYFLQGSYIDDNTLIKAITFGGSEVTYQAWNGFDPDYISALGANPNIDENRQFNVSGAYFDDNDVLKFYDNEVDNYSQDHYQLHWNQRYDNQWSTTLSFNYTKGQGYFEQYKEDEDFGDYGFETLNFNGEIIEETDLIRRRWLDNNYYVFNANANYKKDNLDLIFGGSYSHYDGDHFGEVIWAEFASQSEIRDRYYDGNSKKNDLSIFAKANYKINNKISLFGDMQVRNVTYKTTGTTSDIVEFAVDKDFTFFNPKAGITFDLNEDNSLYFSYARANREPNRTDFESNNAIEPEQLNDFELGWRHNKGNFVFNANAYYMLYNEQLVLSGRLDDVGNPIRTNSGKSYRLGLELEAVIPVVSKLTLQPNVTLSTNKNSETIVSFDGELQNLGKTDISFSPSIVAANAIVFQPIEHLQMSWLSKFVGEQFMSNTEAELSKLDSYFINDFNINYTLKTKSIFESIVFSGLVNNIFNVKYISNGYYYTYDDDFSNPGIVSTIEGVGYYPQATTNFLVGVTLNF; encoded by the coding sequence ATGAAATCTAGTATTCTTAAAGTTCAATCTGATAATCTATTGTCATTATCTAGATTCAGTTTCGCCTTTCTAAATAATATAGCCGAAACTAAAATTTTATTCAACAATCTCTCAAAAAAACGAAAACAGAGATTAACATTTTCCATTTTTTTATTAAGTCTTTGCTCAGCTTTTGGGCAAGAGAAACAACAAGATTCAACTAAAGTTGAGAAACTCGACGAAGTTCTAGTAAAAGCAGTTCGTGTCGATGCAAAATCACCAATTACGCACAGTAATGTATCCAAAGAAGAGTTGGCGAAACGTAATTTAGGCCAGGACATTCCTGTTCTACTTAACTATTTGCCTTCCGTAGTCACCACTACAGATGCTGGTGCAGGTGTTGGCTATACAGGGATTAGAGTTCGTGGTGTAAGTTCACAATCGACAAATGTTACCATTAACGGAATTCCTTATAATGACGCCGAATCCTTAGGTACATTTTGGGTCAATTTAGGAGATTTTGCGTCTTCTGTTGAAAGTCTACAGCTTCAGCGTGGCGTTGGAACTTCAACAAACGGTTCTGGTGCTTTTGGTGCAAGCATTAACGTGTTGACGGATGCGGTTTCTAAAGACGCTTCAGGCGAAATTTCTAATTCCTTTGGGAGTTTTAATACTAGAAAACATACTGTAAAATTCAGTACAGGACAAATTTATTCGGATGCTGAGCGAAGTCGAAGTATTGAGATTGCTGGCCGTTTGTCAAATATAGCTTCTGATGGTTATATCGATCGAGCTTCTACAGATTTAAAATCCTATTTTTTACAAGGCTCTTATATTGATGATAACACTTTAATAAAGGCTATTACATTTGGTGGTAGCGAAGTAACTTACCAAGCTTGGAACGGTTTCGATCCAGATTATATTAGTGCCTTAGGCGCCAACCCAAATATTGATGAAAATAGACAATTCAACGTGTCTGGTGCTTATTTTGATGACAATGATGTTCTTAAATTTTATGATAACGAAGTGGATAATTACAGTCAAGATCATTATCAATTACATTGGAATCAACGTTACGATAATCAATGGTCAACCACATTGAGTTTCAATTATACCAAAGGGCAAGGGTATTTTGAGCAATACAAAGAAGATGAGGATTTTGGTGACTATGGCTTTGAAACATTAAATTTTAATGGGGAAATAATTGAGGAAACCGATTTAATTAGAAGACGTTGGTTAGATAATAATTATTATGTTTTTAATGCCAATGCCAATTATAAAAAGGATAACCTGGATCTTATTTTTGGAGGCTCATACAGTCATTATGATGGCGACCATTTTGGTGAAGTGATCTGGGCAGAGTTTGCAAGTCAATCCGAAATTAGAGACCGATATTATGATGGCAATAGTAAAAAGAATGATTTATCCATTTTCGCGAAAGCAAATTATAAAATAAATAATAAAATAAGCCTATTCGGCGATATGCAAGTAAGAAACGTAACCTATAAAACTACGGGTACAACTTCTGATATTGTAGAATTTGCCGTCGATAAAGATTTTACGTTCTTTAATCCTAAAGCAGGTATAACCTTTGATCTCAATGAGGATAACAGTTTATACTTCTCTTATGCCAGGGCGAACAGAGAACCGAATAGAACTGACTTTGAAAGCAATAACGCTATAGAACCAGAACAACTCAATGATTTTGAACTGGGTTGGAGACACAACAAAGGAAACTTTGTGTTTAATGCCAATGCCTATTACATGTTATATAATGAGCAATTGGTCTTATCCGGTCGGTTGGATGACGTAGGAAATCCTATTAGGACCAATAGTGGCAAAAGTTACCGATTAGGTTTAGAATTGGAAGCCGTGATTCCTGTGGTTTCAAAGTTAACCTTACAACCAAATGTCACACTTAGCACCAATAAGAATAGTGAAACCATTGTTTCTTTTGATGGCGAATTACAGAATCTGGGTAAAACGGATATCTCATTTTCGCCAAGTATAGTCGCAGCCAATGCTATTGTATTTCAGCCTATTGAACATCTTCAAATGTCTTGGTTAAGTAAATTTGTAGGTGAGCAATTTATGAGTAATACTGAAGCTGAATTATCAAAATTGGATAGTTATTTTATTAATGATTTCAACATTAATTACACTTTGAAAACCAAATCTATTTTTGAATCTATAGTGTTTTCAGGATTAGTAAATAACATTTTCAATGTGAAATATATTTCCAACGGTTATTATTATACTTATGATGACGACTTTTCCAACCCAGGAATTGTTTCAACTATTGAGGGCGTAGGTTATTACCCACAAGCAACCACTAACTTTTTGGTTGGTGTAACCTTGAACTTTTAG